In Gammaproteobacteria bacterium, the DNA window GGCTCACTGGCCGCACTCATTCTTTATAACTTGATTGACTTACTGCGACGCTACTGGCGCCGGTCGCCAGGCGCCGGTTTGACTCTGCGATTGGCCGGCGTCTTCGCGATTCTGGCTATCCTGCCGGTCGCTCTGGTCTATGGTTTTTCGCTGAATTTCTTACAGCGCGGCATCGATAGCTGGTTTAATGTCCAGGTAGACCGCGGTCTTGAAGACGCACTGGAACTCAGCCGCACGGCCCTGGATCTACGCATGCGCGACGTGCTCAAGCAAACCACGCGAATGGCTGAAAGTGTCGCTGAAATCGAAGGCGAACAAGCAGCGCGGCGTCTGGACGACCTGCTAGATTTCAGCGAGGCTTCCGAACTGACCCTGTTTGGCCGCGATGGACAGATTATCGCAACCGCTGCCGCCGATCCTTCACTGGTTCTGCCCGCGCCGCCCCCGGATACGGTTTTGTTGCAAGTCCGGCAGGGCCGGAATTATGTCGGTCTAGAGCCGATCGGTGATGCCGGCTTTCATATCCGTGTAGCGGTGCGGGTGGCGGTTCCCGGCGCTGAGGATCGTTTGCTCCAAGCGCTGTTTCCGGTCACTGATCGCCTCAGCCTGTTGGCGGACGCCGTACAAGCCGCTTTCGACAGCTATAAGGAGCTGATCTTTTTACGCGCGCCGCTCAAAGCCAGCTTTACGCTCATTTTGTCGCTGGCACTGCTGCTGGCCGTGCTGGCGGCCTTCTGGGCGGCGTTTTACACAGCGCGTCGCTTAGTGCAGCCGCTGCGGGAACTGGCGGAAGGCACCCAGGCAGTGGCGGCTGGCCAGTTTGACAAACAACTGGCGCAAGCCAGCAGCGACGAACTGGGTTTTCTGGTGCAGTCCTTTAATGAAATGACCCGCAACCTGGCCCAGGCCCGCGATGCAGCGCAGCACAGCCAGCAACAACTGGAGAGCCAGCACGCCTATCTGGAAACGGTGCTGGCCCGATTGTCTTCCGGGGTGCTCACTATTGATTACGCGGGCCGTTTGCAAACCTGTAACGCCGCCGCCAGTCAGATTCTCGGGGTGGACTTGCAACCGTTCATCGGCGCCAACAGCCAGCATATCGTCGCTGTCCAGCCAGTGTTGCAGGACTTGATCGACATCATCAGTCCACAATTAATCCAGACCGGCGACTGGCGGCAGGAAATTCCCTGGTTCAGTAGCACGGGCCGGCGTATTCTGATGTGTCGCGGCAGTTCGCTACCGGACGCCGTGGGACTGCGTGGAGGCCATGTCATTGTGTTTGATGACATTACCCATCTGGTGCAGGCCGAACGCGACGCTGCCTGGGCCGAAGTGGCGCGCCGACTAGCCCATGAAATCAAAAACCCGCTGACGCCGATTCAACTGGCCGCCGAACGCATCCGTCACAAATACCTTAAACAAATGGATGGGGAACAGGGACGGGTGTTGGAACGCGGTACGCACACGATCGTTCAGCAGGTGCAGGCGATGAAGGAGATGGTGGACGCCTTCAACGAATACGCCCGACCGCCGCGTCTAAAACTGGCGCCGCTGGACCTGAACGAGTTCGTGACCGAGGTGCTGTACCTCTATCGCGATTATCCGGCCAATGTAGAGATTCGCCTGGAACTGGCCCAGGAGCCGCTGTGGATCAACGCTGACAAAGGCCGCTTGCGGCAATTGCTGCATAATCTGGTCAAGAACGCCATTGAGGCGATTCACGACGGCCAAGGCTCTACGCTCTGGATCTGCACCCAGCGCGAGCATGTCACCGGGGCCGATTGCGCCGAATTAATTGTGCGCGACGATGGCCCCGGGTTCCCCGACCACTTGTCAGCCAGCGCCTTTGAGCCTTATGTGACTACCAAACCCAAGGGAACCGGACTAGGATTAGCAGTTGTTAAAAAAATCGTCGAGGAACATGGCGGCTGGATTCAGCTGGAAACGCCGGCTGAGGGCGGCGCCCGGATTGTGATCCGCTTGCCATTCCGCCATGAGGATGGCGAGGTTTCGATAACGCCCGGTGTTCCCGCCGCGCCTTTAAATACCGATCAGGAGGCTGGATGAGCGCGCCCTATATTCTGGTCGTCGATGACGAACCCGATATTCGCGACCTGGTGATGGAAATTCTGGAAGATGAAGGCTATAGCGTAGCGATCGCAGAAAACGCCGCCGCCGCCCGCGAAGCGCGCCGCGCCCAACGGCCTGATTTGATCCTGCTCGATATCTGGATGCCGGATACCGATGGCATCACGCTGCTTAAGGAATGGAGCGAAGGGGACCATTTGCCCTGTCCGGTGATCATGATGTCCGGCCACGGCACCGTGGAAACCGCGGTGGAAGCCACCCGCCTGGGTGCCTACGATTTCATCGAGAAGCCGTTGTCGATGGCCAAGCTGCTATTGACTGTGGAGCGGGCGTTGGAGGCCGACCGGCTGGCGCGGGAAAATCAGAACCTGCGCCGTCAGCAACGCACGGTCTCTGAACCGGTAGGGCGTAGCGAGGTCGTGCAACGGTTGCGCGCACAGGTGCTGAAAATCGCGCAACACGATGCCCCGGCGCTGATCTTTGGCGAACCGGGCACGGGCAAAGAGGTATACGCCCGGTTCCTGCACGCCCACAGTCCACGACGCGATGGGCCATTCGTGGATGTCGGCGTGGGTTCCATCGCCCGGGAAAACGCCAGCCTAGAGTTATTTGGCTCGGAGCAGGGCGAACGCATTCACTATGGCCGGCTGGAACAGGCCAGCGGCGGCACTCTGTTTCTCGACGAACTGGCCGACATGGACCTCGAAGCTCAAGCTAAGCTGGCCAGCGCTCTGGAGAATGGCTCCTTTCTGCGCATTGGCGGCAAGGAGTCGGTGCGGGTTAACGTGCGGGTGGTGACTGCTACCCATCGCGATCTGGAGCAGGAAGTGGCGCTGGAACGGTTCCGCGAAGATTTGTACTACCAGCTCAACGTGGTGCCCATCAAGTTGCCGCCGCTGCGTGAGCATATTGAAGACGTGCCGGAATTGCTCAACTACTATGTCAGTTATTTTGTCGATCAGGAAAACCTGACTTATCGCCACTTTACGCTGGCGGCGCAGAACCGGCTGCGCAACTACAATTGGCCGGGCAACATCCGCGAACTCAAGAATCTGGTGCAGCGCCTGCTGATTCTGGGCAGTGAGGAAGAAATCACCCAGGAAGAAGTGGATGCTGCGGTGCGCGGCGCGACTTCCGCCAAATCGCATGATGTGGGCAGCATTCCCCTGAACTTGCCGCTACGCGAAGCCCGTGAGCAATTCGAGCGCACTTATTTAATGCAGCAATTCCGTGAATGCGAGGGTAACGTCGCACGCCTGGCCGAACGCGTCGGCATGGAGCGCACTAACCTGTACCGGAAATTGCGCGCATTGGGAATTGACCCTAAAAAAGCCTTGGACGAATGATGCTGCTATGAAAATTGTCATCCTCGGCGCCGGGCAGGTAGGCAGTTCGGTCGCACACATTCTGGCCAGCGAGGCGAACGATGTCACGGTCGTCGATGCCAACGCCGAGCGTCTGCAAACTCTCCAGGACCGGCTGGATATTCGCACCCTGGCCGGTCATGCCTCTCATCCGACAGTGCTGGAACAGGCGGGTATGGCCGACGCAGATATGCTGGTTGCGCTGACCGATAATGATGAAGTCAACATGATTGCCTGTCAGATCGCCTACACGCTGTTCAATACGCCGCGACGGATCGCCCGGGTTCGGTCAGGGGGGTATCTCTCCTATAAGGATCAATTGCTGAATGACCAAGCCCTGCCCATCGACGTGCTGATCAGTCCTGAACAACTGGTGACCGATTATATTCAGCGGATCATTGAACATCCTGGAGCGTTACAGGTTC includes these proteins:
- a CDS encoding HAMP domain-containing protein, with protein sequence MARMAALILRRLARGRGLSAMLALLGVLLILLVLMSGATTDSAQFQQVYGWLLLTSAIGLGSLAALILYNLIDLLRRYWRRSPGAGLTLRLAGVFAILAILPVALVYGFSLNFLQRGIDSWFNVQVDRGLEDALELSRTALDLRMRDVLKQTTRMAESVAEIEGEQAARRLDDLLDFSEASELTLFGRDGQIIATAAADPSLVLPAPPPDTVLLQVRQGRNYVGLEPIGDAGFHIRVAVRVAVPGAEDRLLQALFPVTDRLSLLADAVQAAFDSYKELIFLRAPLKASFTLILSLALLLAVLAAFWAAFYTARRLVQPLRELAEGTQAVAAGQFDKQLAQASSDELGFLVQSFNEMTRNLAQARDAAQHSQQQLESQHAYLETVLARLSSGVLTIDYAGRLQTCNAAASQILGVDLQPFIGANSQHIVAVQPVLQDLIDIISPQLIQTGDWRQEIPWFSSTGRRILMCRGSSLPDAVGLRGGHVIVFDDITHLVQAERDAAWAEVARRLAHEIKNPLTPIQLAAERIRHKYLKQMDGEQGRVLERGTHTIVQQVQAMKEMVDAFNEYARPPRLKLAPLDLNEFVTEVLYLYRDYPANVEIRLELAQEPLWINADKGRLRQLLHNLVKNAIEAIHDGQGSTLWICTQREHVTGADCAELIVRDDGPGFPDHLSASAFEPYVTTKPKGTGLGLAVVKKIVEEHGGWIQLETPAEGGARIVIRLPFRHEDGEVSITPGVPAAPLNTDQEAG
- a CDS encoding sigma-54-dependent Fis family transcriptional regulator; this translates as MSAPYILVVDDEPDIRDLVMEILEDEGYSVAIAENAAAAREARRAQRPDLILLDIWMPDTDGITLLKEWSEGDHLPCPVIMMSGHGTVETAVEATRLGAYDFIEKPLSMAKLLLTVERALEADRLARENQNLRRQQRTVSEPVGRSEVVQRLRAQVLKIAQHDAPALIFGEPGTGKEVYARFLHAHSPRRDGPFVDVGVGSIARENASLELFGSEQGERIHYGRLEQASGGTLFLDELADMDLEAQAKLASALENGSFLRIGGKESVRVNVRVVTATHRDLEQEVALERFREDLYYQLNVVPIKLPPLREHIEDVPELLNYYVSYFVDQENLTYRHFTLAAQNRLRNYNWPGNIRELKNLVQRLLILGSEEEITQEEVDAAVRGATSAKSHDVGSIPLNLPLREAREQFERTYLMQQFRECEGNVARLAERVGMERTNLYRKLRALGIDPKKALDE